A stretch of the Streptosporangium sp. NBC_01755 genome encodes the following:
- a CDS encoding conjugal transfer protein, whose translation MARRSTVQRDPRIAGDPELSAYPDFPDDPDLGRAPARGRGASRGRWSGGGGRWLVWTGRAVLWALIVVIVVNGVRAPFERFTQQNAPSGAAPASADGFPAAQGSAFATQFAEVYLNFDGARLEERKSRLVPYLPEGTEPQFGWDGFGRMSAGAVQPYGIEVVDTDNAVVTVLYQSDDRRQLLSVPIYHDRSTKRFVVAGRPGILPAPKAASLPPKAAPDRDRAAEQELRTPLEDFFKAYAASDTASLQRYADAGITLEGFGGAFTFLQLKELAVPLPGGATREVTATVLWGVPSKARQSTEPEPADPGQMEGKLEQAYLLTVVKQGDKWFVKDIRGAYRSVAR comes from the coding sequence ATGGCTCGAAGGTCGACGGTCCAGCGTGATCCCCGGATCGCTGGCGACCCTGAGCTGTCGGCATACCCGGACTTCCCCGACGACCCCGATCTCGGACGCGCCCCGGCGCGCGGGCGGGGCGCGTCGCGTGGTCGCTGGTCCGGTGGAGGCGGTCGCTGGCTGGTGTGGACCGGCCGCGCCGTGCTCTGGGCGCTGATAGTCGTCATCGTCGTGAACGGGGTCCGCGCACCCTTTGAGCGCTTCACCCAGCAGAACGCCCCCTCGGGCGCGGCGCCCGCCTCCGCGGACGGATTCCCCGCCGCCCAGGGGTCCGCCTTCGCGACCCAGTTCGCCGAGGTCTACCTGAACTTCGACGGGGCCCGGCTTGAGGAGAGGAAGTCGCGGCTCGTCCCCTACCTGCCCGAAGGCACGGAGCCGCAGTTCGGCTGGGACGGTTTCGGCCGGATGAGCGCCGGCGCGGTGCAGCCGTACGGGATCGAGGTCGTCGACACGGACAACGCGGTCGTCACCGTCCTCTACCAGTCGGACGACCGCCGCCAGCTCCTGTCGGTGCCCATCTACCACGACCGGTCCACGAAGAGGTTCGTCGTCGCGGGGCGCCCGGGCATCCTGCCGGCGCCGAAGGCGGCGAGCCTGCCGCCCAAGGCCGCACCCGACCGTGACCGCGCCGCGGAGCAGGAGCTGCGCACCCCGCTGGAGGACTTCTTCAAGGCCTACGCGGCGAGCGACACCGCCTCGCTGCAGCGTTACGCCGACGCCGGGATCACCCTGGAGGGGTTCGGCGGCGCGTTCACCTTCCTGCAGCTCAAAGAGCTCGCCGTGCCCCTTCCCGGGGGGGCCACCCGCGAGGTGACCGCGACGGTCCTGTGGGGCGTGCCGTCGAAGGCGAGGCAGTCCACCGAACCGGAACCCGCCGATCCCGGCCAGATGGAAGGCAAGCTCGAGCAGGCCTACCTGCTCACCGTGGTCAAGCAAGGCGACAAGTGGTTCGTCAAGGATATTCGCGGTGCATATCGATCTGTGGCGAGGTAA